A genomic window from Nitrospinota bacterium includes:
- a CDS encoding sugar phosphate isomerase/epimerase, protein MDAAGPTWKSRLGLSAHVKDKTIEDVAAVAGRCGAQYLEIVAERFWDLPDGGGEARWRQIKELLRSHGLLPTVHASYVELNLSSLNPYLREAALRQTLRCLELAAYLEAEFLVVHAGNLNRDYPPSLLPEARSSLHESLATLSAEAKAAGVTVALENGWKGENYPLITNGDEHAALIKEVASPALKALLDVGHANTFGVDLASYLKRLQPYLAGIHLHDNSGIRDEHLPLGTGTIEGAVIQRCFEAGVPVILEMNSLSDIDASMAYLEAHLETVDAP, encoded by the coding sequence ATGGATGCTGCTGGCCCGACGTGGAAGAGCCGCCTCGGCCTTTCGGCTCACGTCAAGGACAAGACCATCGAGGATGTTGCGGCCGTCGCCGGCCGATGCGGGGCCCAATATCTGGAGATCGTGGCAGAGCGGTTCTGGGATCTCCCCGATGGGGGTGGGGAGGCCCGTTGGCGCCAGATCAAGGAGCTGTTGAGGAGCCACGGCTTGCTCCCCACCGTTCACGCCTCCTACGTCGAGTTGAATTTATCAAGCCTGAACCCCTACCTTCGGGAGGCGGCGCTCCGCCAAACGCTTCGGTGTCTGGAGCTGGCGGCCTATCTCGAGGCCGAGTTCCTCGTCGTCCATGCGGGCAACCTGAACAGGGACTATCCCCCTTCGCTCCTACCCGAGGCCCGTTCAAGCCTGCACGAAAGCCTGGCCACCCTTAGCGCCGAAGCGAAGGCCGCTGGGGTGACGGTCGCCTTGGAAAACGGCTGGAAGGGGGAGAACTACCCGCTCATCACCAACGGGGACGAGCACGCCGCCCTCATAAAGGAGGTCGCAAGCCCCGCCCTGAAAGCCCTCTTGGACGTCGGACATGCCAATACATTCGGCGTGGATCTCGCCTCGTACTTGAAACGCCTCCAGCCGTACTTGGCCGGCATTCACCTGCACGACAATTCCGGTATCCGCGATGAGCACCTTCCTCTAGGGACGGGGACGATCGAAGGCGCAGTTATTCAGCGATGTTTTGAAGCCGGTGTCCCTGTCATCTTGGAAATGAATTCACTTTCAGATATCGATGCCAGCATGGCCTACCTCGAGGCTCACCTCGAGACTGTTGATGCCCCATGA
- a CDS encoding DNA integrity scanning protein DisA nucleotide-binding domain protein has product MMKKPAKGATKGKGIKAVNRLMLEHACLIADKIGADTILVVSDLLEDWEFFEGFKGRFKVVFATRDEETYEEASKVLDNVLMVPKVALTRMGQVKMGVIMSLAANLVGSDEKIVCLSGLPKLKTLDSLVVLDISREFELLTSEDVSAVSSGVNPEVFEGVLNLAVELASEGREGKPIGTTFVLGDQERVLPISRQLIINPFKGYPESERNILDRRLRETIKEFSMMDGAFIIRGDGVIVSAGRHLAAALDTEKMPMGLGSRHAAAAGITEATDALAIVISESTGDVRIFKNGSIFMEIERAKVRP; this is encoded by the coding sequence ATGATGAAGAAGCCAGCCAAGGGCGCCACAAAGGGGAAGGGCATCAAGGCGGTCAATCGCCTCATGCTGGAGCACGCCTGCCTCATCGCCGACAAAATTGGGGCCGACACCATCCTGGTCGTAAGCGACCTGCTCGAAGACTGGGAGTTCTTCGAGGGCTTCAAAGGCCGATTCAAGGTGGTCTTCGCCACCCGCGACGAGGAAACCTACGAAGAGGCCAGCAAGGTGTTGGACAACGTCCTCATGGTGCCCAAGGTCGCCCTGACGCGCATGGGTCAGGTTAAGATGGGCGTCATCATGAGCCTCGCAGCAAACCTCGTCGGAAGTGATGAGAAAATCGTTTGCCTCTCGGGCCTGCCAAAGCTCAAGACGCTGGACAGCCTCGTGGTATTGGACATCAGCAGGGAGTTCGAGCTTCTGACGAGTGAGGATGTCTCCGCCGTCTCGTCGGGCGTTAACCCGGAAGTCTTTGAGGGGGTTCTCAATCTCGCCGTGGAGCTCGCCAGCGAGGGCCGTGAGGGCAAGCCCATAGGGACTACCTTTGTCCTTGGCGATCAAGAAAGAGTCCTCCCGATCTCGCGTCAGTTGATCATCAACCCTTTTAAGGGCTATCCCGAATCTGAGCGCAACATCCTTGACCGCAGGCTCCGGGAGACGATCAAGGAGTTCTCCATGATGGACGGCGCCTTCATTATCCGCGGCGACGGGGTCATTGTATCGGCCGGCCGCCATCTGGCCGCGGCTCTGGATACCGAAAAGATGCCCATGGGATTGGGCAGCCGCCACGCAGCTGCGGCTGGAATCACCGAGGCCACCGACGCCCTGGCAATCGTCATCTCTGAGTCCACGGGTGACGTCCGCATCTTCAAGAATGGTTCTATCTTCATGGAAATTGAGCGAGCCAAGGTGCGTCCGTAA
- a CDS encoding NTP transferase domain-containing protein, which translates to MTAKAATPPAVILAAGEGSRLREGGRDLPKPLIPLLGLTLLERSILSCLEVGVREFLVVVGHRKEEILPHVERLQERNDLTIRVVDNPDWEAGNGTSVAACSPYVSGPFLVLMCDHLFEPALLKNLLAADNGSGECLLAVDRRLSDLFDPDDATLVRLEGEAITAIGKGLEEPDAADTGIFLCQPMLFEALGDARRLGDGSLSGGIRRLIANGGIRAVEIGGRFWLDVDTPEALIAGEERLLARLKLAKRIDGPVSQQINRFFSIKVTRLLAPYPISPNQISLVGFALGILGAACFFAMGLVAAGRPVLVWLLSALAGILVQTSSILDGVDGEIARLKHQVSPYGAYFEHMLDRYVDGLTVMGMVYSSYLLSGSFSIIFVGFVALMGLPLSSIHRAKFLAEAKRNYVDEDDGLLRYLPYSRDVRLFVIFLGGIFNQLRLAIYFLAVVPNLVTILRLYTVKKALE; encoded by the coding sequence GTGACCGCTAAGGCGGCAACTCCTCCTGCGGTGATCCTGGCTGCCGGGGAGGGCAGCCGCCTGCGGGAGGGCGGGCGAGACCTACCCAAGCCGCTGATCCCCCTGTTGGGGCTCACACTTCTGGAGCGCTCCATTCTCTCTTGTCTGGAGGTGGGTGTGCGGGAGTTCCTCGTCGTCGTGGGGCACCGGAAGGAAGAGATTCTGCCTCATGTGGAACGGCTCCAGGAGCGGAACGACTTGACCATTAGGGTGGTGGATAACCCCGATTGGGAGGCCGGCAACGGCACCTCCGTGGCCGCCTGCTCCCCGTACGTCTCGGGTCCCTTCCTCGTTCTAATGTGCGACCATCTTTTCGAGCCAGCCCTTCTTAAAAATCTCTTGGCCGCTGATAATGGGAGCGGGGAATGCCTTCTGGCCGTGGACCGCCGCTTGAGCGATCTATTTGATCCGGACGACGCCACTTTGGTGCGCCTCGAGGGAGAAGCCATCACCGCCATCGGAAAGGGGCTTGAGGAGCCCGACGCCGCCGATACGGGCATTTTCCTGTGTCAGCCGATGCTCTTTGAGGCCCTTGGAGATGCACGGCGGCTAGGCGACGGCTCCCTCTCAGGAGGAATTCGCCGCCTGATCGCGAATGGCGGAATCCGGGCGGTGGAGATCGGCGGGCGCTTCTGGCTAGACGTCGACACCCCGGAGGCGCTCATCGCGGGAGAGGAGCGTCTCCTTGCGAGACTCAAGCTTGCCAAGCGCATAGACGGCCCGGTCAGCCAGCAAATCAACCGGTTTTTCTCCATCAAGGTGACCCGCCTGCTGGCACCCTATCCCATCTCCCCCAACCAGATATCCCTGGTCGGTTTCGCCCTGGGTATCCTCGGGGCCGCCTGTTTCTTTGCCATGGGCCTCGTGGCCGCCGGGCGCCCTGTGCTCGTTTGGTTGCTCTCGGCCCTGGCTGGCATTCTCGTCCAGACCTCCTCGATCCTCGACGGCGTGGACGGGGAGATCGCCCGGCTCAAGCACCAGGTCAGCCCATATGGGGCTTACTTCGAACACATGCTCGACCGGTACGTTGATGGTCTGACGGTCATGGGCATGGTCTACTCCTCCTACCTGCTTTCAGGCAGCTTCTCCATCATCTTCGTAGGCTTTGTGGCCCTCATGGGCCTCCCGCTCTCGTCCATCCACCGGGCCAAGTTCCTGGCCGAGGCAAAGCGCAATTACGTGGATGAGGATGACGGGCTCTTGCGATACCTCCCCTACTCCAGGGACGTCCGCCTCTTCGTCATCTTTCTCGGGGGAATCTTTAACCAGCTGCGGCTGGCCATCTACTTCTTAGCCGTGGTCCCGAATCTGGTGACCATCCTTCGGCTCTATACGGTCAAAAAGGCCCTGGAATAA
- a CDS encoding group 1 truncated hemoglobin: MTVLRRIGRPWKASSLLILVLPVLFVVGLVIGYYAKAAVGSEQAAKTLYDRLGGVPKIAAMMDDLIDRLYFNPIINENPAVQAAHLRTHPAVPKFMFTEYFCQATGGPCTYIGRSMVEAHDGLKISEAEWKVMMAEFQKTLDKFKVPEAERRELAAIVDYTKEDIVASLK; the protein is encoded by the coding sequence ATGACTGTTCTACGCCGTATCGGCCGTCCGTGGAAGGCCTCGAGCCTGTTGATCCTGGTCCTGCCGGTTTTGTTTGTCGTTGGGCTGGTTATTGGGTACTACGCGAAGGCCGCAGTGGGCAGCGAGCAGGCCGCCAAGACGCTCTATGATCGGCTGGGCGGAGTGCCGAAGATTGCCGCGATGATGGACGATTTGATCGACCGGCTCTATTTCAACCCCATCATCAATGAAAACCCAGCCGTCCAGGCGGCCCATCTTCGGACCCACCCGGCCGTGCCCAAGTTCATGTTTACGGAGTACTTCTGCCAAGCCACCGGTGGCCCCTGCACCTACATTGGGCGCTCGATGGTGGAGGCCCACGATGGGCTCAAAATCTCCGAGGCCGAATGGAAGGTCATGATGGCCGAGTTCCAAAAGACCCTTGATAAGTTCAAGGTGCCTGAGGCTGAACGGCGCGAGCTTGCAGCGATTGTCGATTATACGAAGGAGGATATTGTCGCATCACTTAAGTGA
- a CDS encoding inositol-3-phosphate synthase has translation MSASTWNGIRTAIIGVGNCASSLVQGRFYYADPEAEIPGLLTKDFAGYRACDIQFVAAFDLDERKVGLDLSEAVFAEPNCTVVFQPEIPYLDCPVEMGYVIDSIPEHNDMIPEERRFMPRRNIYASEAEAQEAIVRSLRDKQVDVVINYLPVGSERNTYFYADCSIEAGCAFVNAVPVFISKLYGERFREAGLPVLGDDIKSQVGATIVHRVLTKLFHDRGHPVKRAYQLNVGGNTDFFNMLDRSRLQSKKVSKTQSVVSQMDGQPLDPDDLHIGPSDYVPWLNDNKLCFLRIEAEQFGGVPMDIEVRLSVEDSPNSAGVMMDAVRAAKVALDRGLSGPIVEASAYLFKSPVEQYDDSEAREMLKRFAAPTLDGAEALTEGPFLQES, from the coding sequence ATGAGTGCGTCCACTTGGAATGGTATTAGAACAGCCATAATCGGTGTGGGAAACTGCGCAAGCTCGCTGGTCCAGGGGCGATTCTATTACGCGGATCCGGAGGCCGAGATTCCAGGCCTGCTCACCAAGGACTTCGCCGGCTATCGGGCATGCGATATTCAGTTTGTCGCCGCGTTTGACCTGGATGAGCGTAAGGTGGGCCTGGACCTTTCCGAGGCGGTTTTTGCCGAGCCGAACTGCACCGTCGTCTTCCAGCCAGAAATTCCGTATCTCGATTGTCCGGTCGAGATGGGATACGTGATCGACAGTATCCCGGAGCACAACGACATGATCCCGGAGGAGCGGCGGTTCATGCCGAGGAGAAATATTTACGCCAGCGAGGCGGAGGCCCAGGAGGCCATCGTACGCTCCTTGCGGGATAAGCAAGTGGACGTGGTGATCAACTATCTGCCTGTGGGAAGTGAGCGGAACACCTATTTCTACGCCGACTGCTCTATTGAGGCCGGGTGCGCCTTCGTCAACGCCGTACCGGTCTTCATCTCCAAGCTTTACGGCGAACGGTTCAGAGAGGCGGGGCTCCCTGTGCTGGGCGACGACATCAAGTCCCAAGTGGGCGCCACCATCGTCCACCGGGTCTTGACGAAGCTCTTCCACGACCGTGGCCATCCGGTCAAGAGGGCCTACCAGTTGAACGTGGGGGGTAACACCGATTTCTTCAACATGCTGGACCGCTCCCGCCTGCAGAGCAAAAAGGTCAGCAAAACCCAGTCGGTAGTGAGCCAGATGGACGGCCAACCTCTCGACCCCGACGACCTCCACATCGGACCCAGCGATTACGTGCCCTGGCTCAACGACAACAAGCTCTGTTTCTTGCGGATCGAGGCCGAGCAGTTCGGCGGGGTCCCCATGGACATCGAGGTCCGCCTATCTGTGGAGGACTCCCCCAACTCGGCGGGCGTCATGATGGATGCAGTGCGGGCGGCCAAGGTGGCGCTGGACCGGGGGCTTTCCGGGCCCATCGTCGAGGCGAGCGCCTATCTCTTCAAGTCGCCGGTAGAGCAGTATGACGACTCGGAGGCGCGGGAGATGCTGAAGCGGTTCGCCGCACCCACCCTGGACGGCGCCGAGGCCCTCACCGAGGGCCCCTTCCTGCAAGAGAGCTAG